One region of Cryptosporidium parvum Iowa II chromosome 4, whole genome shotgun sequence genomic DNA includes:
- a CDS encoding Rrp8p like methyltransferase involved in rRNA processing — translation MLSIRSKSRKSIKGKELYSVRSIGIKKQNGIEVTNRSGNSHTNNYGNSKIIGDKVKNTIIKAYNQSTKNSGPLEIEDSGNNIVSTRLQGSLFRKINEFLYTSDSEKAFNEYIKDGNMFENYHKGYEIQKRSWPIDPLDNIINYISKNKHLKVIGDFGCGTAKIGQTFGHIKGYKVYSFDLNCSKEISEKYNITICNMKNIPLNHKVLDLAVFCLSLMGTDWPLFIKEACRTLKDNGILVIAEVSSRIEDSKSFISNLQNQLNLELVQDPTNLTNYFTLFIFRKKQSNSNQPKNLPTYIQNISFNNFSRKNRYCFSSLKYKYGLKLYWIRKVSKTLKFLKLTNQSLPDSHREKIFYIDHKLLKPCMYKKR, via the coding sequence ATGTTGAGTATTAGAAGCAAAAGTCGAAAGTCAATAAAAGGAAAGGAACTTTATAGTGTTAGAAGTATTGGAATTAAGAAACAAAATGGTATAGAGGTTACTAATCGATCCGGTAATAGTCATACAAATAACTATGGAAATAGCAAAATCATTGGTGATAAAGTTAAGAATACTATAATTAAAGCTTATAATCAATCAACTAAAAATTCTGGTCCAttagaaattgaagatagTGGAAACAATATAGTTTCAACCAGACTTCAAGGAAGTTTATTTAGAAAGATAAatgaatttctttataCTAGTGATAGTGAAAAAGCATTTAATGAGTATATTAAGGATGGTAATATGTTTGAGAACTACCATAAAGGTTATGAAATCCAAAAGAGATCTTGGCCTATTGACCCTTTggataatataattaattatatttcaaaaaataaacatCTTAAAGTTATTGGAGATTTTGGATGTGGAACAGCCAAAATAGGTCAAACTTTTGGCCATATTAAAGGATATAAAGTTTATTCTTTTGATTTGAACTGTTCCAAAgaaatttctgaaaaatataatattactatttgtaatatgaaaaatataCCTTTAAATCATAAAGTCTTAGATTTAGCAGTATTTTGTCTAAGCCTTATGGGTACTGACTGgcctttatttattaaagaagcATGTAGAACTCTGAAAGATAATGGAATTTTAGTTATCGCAGAAGTATCATCCAGAATTGaagattcaaaatcttttatATCAAATCTACAAAATCAACTCAATCTTGAACTGGTTCAAGATCCTACCAATCTTACTAACtattttactttatttatttttagaaaGAAACAGTCAAATTCTAATCAACCTAAAAATTTGCCCACTTATATACAAAACATatctttcaataatttctcaagaaaaaatagaTATTGTTTTTCAAGCctcaaatataaatatggGCTTAAGCTTTATTGGATTCGTAAAGTCTCCAAAACCCTCAAGTTTCTTAAACTTACCAATCAATCACTTCCTGATTCTCATCgtgaaaaaatattttacatTGATCACAAATTACTTAAACCTTGCATGTATAAGAAGAGATAa
- a CDS encoding transcription factor IIE alpha subunit: MNKQDSHPSRNNYDTQKFPYNPENFKTFVQILLRLFHDSPAIIVGDCLIREQKSFTDRDLATKLNLSDRQVREALRQLEEDLIVVKDQKSNDGSQSNSSSSDQFSNKNNGTLNFSTDLESKYSSNQGGSGSNSAYFINNSTGLPSNRIGPSSFRINPYLPAVVEWQYNTIIREIDQEIKDAVNLDELMCNRCNAKYSSLEALSLDLNPDDGLFLCRFCNEKLKSVDSASFRNAAKDKAERVRSQLQILSNSLELVKNMHIPVFPPYQSKNDINFNKTKLPNSLENDGNIDSKISDDQITKTSLSNETSTPISIDNNSSPISNQSNFNININHPSSGIRNSNSTSSISSSSSPQVLPQNTISKVKFGIKLSAKSTSSIIGTSNSHYSKLSGNNNAIKQENSSIISSSNLSNNFTNSSNIKITSIITDNIKSIDQESNRHTPTTASSSSKSPAKIEEPTFSVSAIKDKVFKITEIDDDIINQMTDTEYLKYDELLQQYQTLGLINT; encoded by the coding sequence ATGAATAAGCAAGACTCACATCCAAGCAGAAATAACTACGATACCCAAAAATTCCCCTATAACCcagaaaattttaaaacttTTGTGCAGATCCTTCTAAGACTATTTCATGATTCTCCAGCAATTATTGTTGGAGATTGTTTAATCAGAGAGCAAAAATCATTCACAGATAGAGATCTTGCTACTAAATTAAACTTATCTGATAGGCAGGTTAGAGAGGCTTTAAGACAATTAGAAGAAGACTTGATTGTTGTTAAGGATCAGAAATCGAACGATGGATCTCAAAGCAATAGCTCAAGCTCTGATCagttttcaaataaaaataacgGTACTTTAAACTTCTCTACTGATCttgaaagtaaatattcttcaaaCCAAGGAGGATCTGGATCAAATTCCGCatattttatcaataatagTACCGGACTACCCTCTAATAGGATTGGCCCATCTTCTTTCAGGATCAATCCATATTTACCTGCTGTTGTTGAATGGCAATATAACACAATTATTCGTGAAATTGAccaagaaattaaagatgCTGTGAACCTTGATGAATTAATGTGCAATAGATGCAATGCAAAGTATTCTTCACTTGAGGCTCTATCACTAGATTTAAATCCTGATGATGGGTTATTCTTATGTAGGTTTTGCAACGAAAAACTTAAATCTGTTGATTCTGCTTCTTTTAGAAATGCTGCTAAAGATAAAGCTGAAAGAGTCAGATCACAACTTCAAATTCTGTCAAACTCTTTAGAACTTGTAAAAAATATGCATATTCCTGTATTTCCTCCATATCAAAGCAAGAATGAcatcaattttaataaaacaaaactCCCTAATAGTTTAGAGAATGATGGCAATATTGATAGCAAAATCTCAGATGATCAAATTACTAAAACCTCTTTATCTAATGAAACCTCAACTCCTATTTCAAtagataataattcttccCCTATTAGTAACCAAAgtaatttcaatataaaCATTAATCACCCATCATCTGGTATAAGGAACTCAAACTCAActtcatcaatttcatcatcttcttctcCCCAAGTACTTCCTCAAAATACAATTTCCAAAGTCAAGTTTGGAATAAAGCTTTCTGCCAAGTCAACAAGCTCTATTATCGGAACTTCTAATAGCCATTATTCCAAGCTTTctggtaataataatgctATTAAACAAGAGAATTCCagtattatttcttcttctaacCTTTCTAATAACTTTACAAATagtagtaatattaaaattactaGTATTATTactgataatattaaaagtattGACCAGGAATCTAATCGCCATACACCTACTACAGCTAGCTCCTCTTCAAAGTCTCCTGCTAAAATTGAAGAACCAACTTTTTCTGTCTCTGCTATTAAGGATAAAGTCTTTAAGATTACTgaaattgatgatgatattattaatcaaatgACTGATACTGAATACTTAAAGTACGATGAACTACTTCAACAGTATCAAACTCTTGGATTGATTAATACATAA